A genome region from Deinococcus sp. KNUC1210 includes the following:
- a CDS encoding cupin domain-containing protein has protein sequence MNPLQKVTLPEKFAAIPDFWNPRIVGEVGEQYVKLARIQGVFDWHQHAQEDELFFVVRGQLRMGLRDPHERFMLLEEGELLIVPHGTEHRPEAVGEETWIMMIEPKTTLNTGNLKNERTREELERL, from the coding sequence ATGAATCCTCTGCAGAAGGTGACGCTGCCCGAGAAATTCGCTGCCATCCCAGACTTCTGGAACCCGCGCATCGTGGGTGAGGTGGGCGAGCAGTACGTGAAGCTGGCCCGTATTCAGGGCGTTTTCGACTGGCACCAGCACGCCCAGGAAGACGAACTGTTCTTCGTGGTGCGCGGTCAGCTGCGCATGGGCCTGCGCGACCCGCACGAGCGCTTCATGCTGCTGGAGGAAGGCGAGTTGCTGATCGTGCCGCACGGCACTGAGCACCGCCCCGAAGCGGTGGGCGAGGAAACGTGGATCATGATGATCGAGCCGAAAACCACGCTGAATACCGGAAATCTGAAGAACGAGCGGACACGGGAAGAGCTGGAACGGCTGTAA
- the ychF gene encoding redox-regulated ATPase YchF, with protein sequence MSTLGIGIVGLPNVGKSTLFNAITRAGALAANYPFATIEPNVGRVSVPDERLSALSRVFTKGDRVPPIIPTFVEFVDIAGLVKGASQGEGLGNQFLANIRETDAIAHVVRCFDDGNVIHVSNRVDPIDDIETINTELILADMAGLEKRLQGLTKKAKGGDKDAREQADLAEAILKVLGEGKPARSGSYDARIPKDFGLITTKPVIYVANVGESELLEDNEYVRLVREYAARENAQVVKISAQIEGELAEMPEDEAAEFLKELGVQESGLDQLVHVGYRTLGLMTFITSGEKEVRAWTIRQGEKAPEAAGEIHSDLERGFIRAEVIEWDKMVEAGGWAAAKSKGWVRTEGKEYVMKDGDIMNVLHNM encoded by the coding sequence GTGAGCACGCTTGGAATTGGAATCGTTGGATTGCCCAACGTCGGAAAAAGTACGCTGTTCAACGCCATCACCCGGGCCGGGGCGCTGGCGGCCAACTACCCGTTTGCCACCATCGAACCCAACGTGGGCCGGGTCAGCGTGCCCGATGAGCGGCTTTCGGCCCTCAGCCGGGTCTTTACCAAGGGCGACCGGGTGCCGCCGATCATTCCCACCTTCGTCGAATTCGTCGATATCGCCGGGCTGGTCAAGGGAGCGAGCCAGGGTGAAGGCCTGGGCAATCAGTTTCTGGCGAATATCCGCGAAACCGATGCTATTGCCCATGTCGTGCGCTGCTTCGACGACGGCAACGTGATTCACGTCTCGAACAGAGTCGATCCCATCGACGACATCGAGACCATCAACACCGAGCTGATTCTGGCCGATATGGCGGGTCTGGAAAAACGCCTTCAGGGGTTGACCAAGAAGGCCAAGGGCGGCGACAAGGACGCCCGCGAACAGGCCGATCTGGCCGAGGCGATTCTGAAGGTGCTGGGCGAGGGCAAACCCGCCCGTTCTGGCAGCTACGACGCCCGCATTCCCAAGGATTTCGGCCTGATCACCACCAAGCCGGTCATCTATGTCGCCAACGTGGGCGAGAGCGAACTGCTGGAAGACAACGAGTATGTGCGGCTGGTGCGCGAGTACGCCGCCCGCGAGAACGCGCAGGTCGTCAAGATCAGCGCCCAGATCGAGGGTGAGCTGGCCGAGATGCCCGAAGACGAGGCCGCCGAATTCCTGAAGGAACTGGGCGTGCAGGAAAGTGGCCTGGATCAGCTCGTGCACGTGGGCTACCGCACGCTGGGCCTGATGACGTTCATCACCTCAGGCGAGAAGGAAGTGCGGGCCTGGACGATTCGTCAGGGCGAAAAGGCTCCCGAAGCGGCAGGCGAGATTCACAGCGATCTGGAGCGGGGCTTTATTCGCGCCGAAGTCATCGAGTGGGACAAGATGGTCGAGGCCGGGGGCTGGGCCGCCGCCAAGAGCAAGGGCTGGGTGCGCACCGAAGGCAAAGAGTACGTGATGAAAGACGGCGACATCATGAACGTGCTGCACAATATGTAA
- a CDS encoding phosphatase PAP2 family protein, with translation MLAVLVGVSRVYLGAHMPSDVLGGWALAWACFCALRLWWPPA, from the coding sequence GTGCTGGCCGTTCTGGTCGGCGTCAGCCGGGTCTACCTGGGCGCACACATGCCATCGGATGTGCTGGGCGGCTGGGCGCTGGCCTGGGCGTGCTTCTGTGCCCTTCGCCTGTGGTGGCCGCCCGCCTGA
- a CDS encoding acyl-CoA dehydrogenase family protein — protein MDFTLPADLQDIQKTIKDFVLNVVEPRAHEIESSNSIPPELIRQAAALGLFGLSIPEEYGGVGLSTLGRCAAYEALGQGHMGFGGMVSAHASIGTSGLVRLGTPEQKHRYLPGMAAGEIIAGFAITEPTSGSDAANIRTRAVGHGDTWVLNGTKHYISNAPIAGLLTVIAVTDPQKGSKGMSAFLVPMDTPGVSVGKIDEKMGQKGSLSSEVIFQDAALPADSLLGPLDLGYREALGILTNGRVGIAARSTGAMQRLLDLCIQHAKSREQFGKPIAEFQAVQFMLAEMEIDIQTSRLLWQKVAWMVDAGQDVRRMASVAKYHATEALSRVADKAVQVAGGMGYMKEYPIERFYRDQRLLRIYEGTSEIQKVIIAGDLLR, from the coding sequence ATGGATTTTACACTGCCCGCCGATCTGCAAGACATCCAGAAGACCATCAAAGACTTCGTGCTGAACGTGGTGGAACCCCGCGCACACGAGATCGAGAGCAGCAACAGCATTCCGCCCGAGCTGATCCGGCAAGCCGCCGCACTGGGGCTGTTCGGGCTGAGCATTCCCGAGGAATACGGCGGCGTGGGCCTGAGCACCCTGGGCCGCTGCGCCGCCTACGAAGCGCTGGGGCAGGGGCACATGGGCTTTGGCGGCATGGTCTCGGCCCACGCCAGCATCGGCACGTCAGGACTGGTGCGGCTGGGCACCCCCGAACAGAAGCATCGCTATCTGCCGGGTATGGCGGCGGGCGAGATCATCGCGGGCTTTGCCATCACCGAGCCGACCAGCGGCAGCGACGCGGCCAATATTCGGACCAGGGCAGTGGGGCACGGCGATACCTGGGTGCTGAACGGCACCAAGCACTACATCAGCAACGCGCCGATTGCCGGGCTGCTCACCGTCATTGCCGTCACCGATCCGCAGAAGGGCAGTAAGGGCATGAGCGCTTTCCTGGTGCCGATGGACACGCCGGGCGTGAGCGTGGGCAAGATCGACGAAAAGATGGGGCAGAAGGGCAGCCTGAGCAGCGAGGTGATCTTTCAGGACGCGGCGCTGCCTGCCGACAGCCTGCTGGGGCCGCTCGACCTGGGCTACCGCGAGGCGCTGGGCATTCTGACCAATGGGCGCGTCGGCATCGCGGCCCGCTCGACCGGGGCCATGCAGCGTCTCCTCGACCTGTGCATTCAGCACGCCAAGAGCCGCGAGCAGTTCGGCAAGCCCATTGCCGAGTTTCAGGCGGTGCAGTTCATGCTGGCAGAAATGGAAATCGACATCCAGACCAGCCGACTGCTGTGGCAGAAGGTCGCGTGGATGGTGGACGCGGGCCAGGACGTGCGGCGCATGGCGAGCGTGGCGAAGTACCACGCCACCGAGGCGCTCTCGCGGGTAGCCGACAAGGCGGTGCAGGTGGCGGGCGGCATGGGGTACATGAAGGAATATCCCATCGAGCGCTTCTACCGCGACCAGCGCCTGCTGCGCATCTACGAGGGCACGAGCGAGATCCAGAAGGTGATCATCGCGGGCGACCTGCTGCGGTAG
- a CDS encoding ABC transporter substrate-binding protein has protein sequence MKGLKKMSVLGLSFAGLLLMGAASAKVVNIGYSGPLSGGAASYGKDCQSGLQMAIDEINAAGGVTVKGEKVTFNLVSLDDRYLPNETATNVKRLTSQGISTIFVPHAGGILTVQPLTTKDPNFLLVAYSSEPKILEANNPLTFMLPPRYDNYLQPFVKQEITTFGKKLGMVGTTSAYGKAWADAVSGEWKKQGGTVGTDNGVDYGTTVDYSSAVTKALSEKPDVLFIGGPSQPTALVVKAAREQGFKGGFIVMDQAKFEQMNQVVPMSYLNGAVGVLPVAQFPGTQVFVNQYSRKYKKIPTSEAALNYMGVNIVVSAMVAAGTTDDATAIRAKLASAAASLPRGKTIFKINGVTPAGHVDATVLAAYVKDGAFTSLRLPASLLK, from the coding sequence ATGAAGGGACTCAAGAAGATGTCGGTGCTGGGCCTGTCGTTCGCTGGACTGCTGCTGATGGGCGCGGCTTCGGCCAAAGTGGTGAATATCGGCTATTCCGGCCCGCTGTCGGGTGGTGCGGCCAGCTACGGCAAGGACTGCCAGAGCGGGCTTCAGATGGCCATCGACGAGATCAATGCGGCAGGCGGCGTGACCGTGAAGGGCGAGAAAGTGACCTTCAATCTGGTGTCGCTCGACGACCGCTACCTTCCCAACGAGACGGCCACCAACGTCAAGCGACTGACCTCGCAGGGCATCAGCACGATCTTCGTGCCCCACGCGGGCGGCATCCTGACGGTGCAGCCGCTGACCACCAAGGACCCCAACTTCCTGCTGGTGGCGTACAGCAGCGAACCCAAGATCCTGGAAGCCAACAACCCGCTGACCTTCATGCTGCCTCCCCGCTACGACAACTACCTGCAACCCTTCGTGAAGCAGGAAATCACCACCTTCGGCAAGAAGCTGGGTATGGTCGGCACCACCAGCGCCTACGGCAAAGCCTGGGCCGACGCCGTCAGCGGCGAGTGGAAGAAGCAGGGCGGCACAGTAGGCACCGACAACGGTGTGGATTACGGTACGACCGTCGATTACTCCAGCGCCGTGACCAAGGCCCTGAGCGAAAAGCCAGATGTGCTGTTTATCGGCGGCCCCAGCCAGCCCACCGCTCTGGTGGTCAAGGCGGCCCGCGAGCAGGGCTTCAAGGGCGGCTTCATCGTGATGGATCAGGCCAAGTTCGAGCAGATGAACCAGGTCGTGCCCATGAGCTACCTGAACGGCGCGGTGGGCGTGCTGCCGGTGGCGCAGTTCCCCGGGACGCAGGTCTTCGTGAATCAGTACAGCCGCAAGTACAAGAAGATTCCCACCAGTGAAGCCGCGCTGAATTACATGGGCGTGAACATCGTGGTGAGCGCGATGGTCGCTGCCGGAACCACCGACGACGCCACCGCTATCCGTGCCAAGCTCGCCAGCGCTGCCGCCAGCCTGCCCCGCGGCAAGACCATCTTCAAGATCAACGGCGTGACGCCAGCCGGACACGTGGACGCCACCGTTCTGGCCGCCTACGTCAAAGACGGCGCGTTCACTTCCCTGCGCCTGCCCGCCAGCCTGCTGAAGTAA
- a CDS encoding branched-chain amino acid ABC transporter permease, with product MIIFFQQLLNALALGGAYSLVALGLTLVYGVMKIPNFAHGGLYMVGAYITWALLTGLGVPYFLALGLSAVVLGLLAVLLERVVFYPLRSAPHIHPMIAALGVLFFLEAGVQLVWGPDFKLLNSPISGIVDWGGVTITQQRVLIIVASVVIMGALYWFLKRTTTGATIEAMAQNREGARLVGIPVSRVASLTFFISGALAAIAATLYAPTSLVSPSMGEVMNLKVFAIIVLGGMGSVPGAIVGALLLAFAETFGGVFVGANFADVVGFAVLVIVLAIRPQGLFRRTA from the coding sequence GTGATCATCTTTTTTCAACAACTGCTGAACGCGCTGGCACTGGGCGGAGCCTACAGCCTGGTGGCGCTCGGCCTGACGCTGGTGTACGGCGTCATGAAGATTCCGAATTTCGCGCACGGCGGCCTGTACATGGTGGGCGCGTACATCACCTGGGCGCTGCTGACCGGCCTGGGCGTGCCGTATTTTCTGGCGCTGGGGCTGTCTGCCGTCGTGCTCGGACTGCTGGCGGTGCTGCTGGAACGCGTCGTGTTCTACCCGCTGCGCTCGGCTCCACACATCCACCCGATGATTGCCGCGCTGGGCGTGCTGTTCTTTCTGGAAGCGGGCGTGCAGCTCGTGTGGGGGCCGGATTTCAAGCTGCTGAACTCGCCCATTTCGGGCATCGTCGACTGGGGCGGCGTGACCATCACGCAGCAGCGGGTGCTGATCATCGTGGCGTCGGTGGTCATCATGGGGGCGCTGTACTGGTTCCTGAAGCGCACCACCACCGGAGCCACCATCGAGGCGATGGCCCAGAACCGCGAGGGCGCACGGCTGGTGGGCATTCCGGTCAGCCGGGTGGCCTCGCTGACCTTCTTTATTTCGGGAGCGCTGGCCGCCATCGCCGCCACGCTCTATGCCCCGACCAGTCTGGTTTCGCCCAGCATGGGTGAGGTGATGAATCTGAAGGTGTTCGCCATTATCGTGCTGGGCGGCATGGGCAGTGTGCCGGGGGCCATCGTGGGAGCGCTGCTGCTGGCCTTTGCCGAGACCTTCGGCGGCGTGTTCGTGGGCGCGAACTTTGCCGATGTGGTGGGCTTCGCCGTGCTGGTGATCGTGCTGGCGATCCGGCCTCAGGGCCTGTTCAGGCGGACCGCATGA
- a CDS encoding branched-chain amino acid ABC transporter permease: MSLPTPKATLKGWPWLLVFVLAALVPLLVGKNGYVYDVAINVMIFAIAAYGMNVMLGYAGLLPLAHAGFFGIGAYTVGILMLKAGWSFWLAWPVAVAICAVLGLLLGLVAFRTRDDVFAIFTLGVGVIITQVINKWDALTGGNDGLNGISAPKLGSIDFGRSASFYYLALLALAVTILLVARVRSSLFGRSLIAIRGGEDLARSAGINVYTHKLRVMMLSTALAGFAGGLYAIYVGFLGAAITGPVTTFTILLYLLVGGVGTLAGPLLGTLIIRVLQQFMQGLADYQYVVFGPLLVLLVLFFPAGLTGLWARLRPAKAPVLKEISDAGV; the protein is encoded by the coding sequence ATGAGTCTGCCCACACCCAAAGCGACGCTGAAAGGGTGGCCGTGGCTGCTGGTGTTCGTCCTGGCCGCACTGGTGCCACTGCTGGTCGGCAAAAACGGCTATGTCTACGATGTGGCGATCAACGTCATGATATTTGCGATTGCCGCCTACGGCATGAATGTGATGCTGGGCTACGCGGGCCTTCTGCCGCTGGCGCACGCGGGGTTTTTCGGCATCGGGGCGTACACGGTGGGCATCCTGATGCTGAAGGCGGGCTGGAGTTTCTGGCTGGCCTGGCCCGTGGCGGTGGCGATCTGCGCCGTGCTGGGGCTGCTGCTGGGGCTGGTCGCCTTCCGTACCCGCGACGACGTGTTTGCCATCTTCACGCTCGGGGTGGGCGTCATCATCACGCAGGTCATCAACAAGTGGGACGCCCTGACCGGTGGCAACGACGGCCTGAACGGAATTTCCGCACCCAAACTGGGCAGCATCGACTTCGGCAGATCGGCGAGCTTCTATTATCTGGCGCTGCTGGCACTTGCCGTCACGATCCTGCTGGTGGCGCGGGTGCGCTCCTCTCTGTTCGGGCGCTCGCTGATCGCCATTCGCGGCGGCGAAGATCTGGCCCGCAGCGCAGGCATCAACGTCTATACCCACAAGTTGCGCGTGATGATGCTCTCCACCGCACTGGCAGGCTTCGCGGGCGGCCTGTACGCCATCTACGTGGGCTTTCTGGGCGCGGCGATCACCGGCCCTGTCACCACCTTTACCATCCTGCTGTACCTGCTGGTGGGCGGCGTGGGCACGCTGGCCGGGCCGCTGTTGGGCACGCTGATCATCCGGGTGCTGCAACAGTTCATGCAGGGGCTGGCCGATTATCAGTATGTGGTGTTCGGGCCGCTGCTGGTGCTGCTGGTGCTGTTCTTCCCAGCAGGACTGACCGGCCTGTGGGCGCGGCTGCGGCCTGCCAAAGCGCCTGTCCTGAAGGAGATCTCAGATGCTGGCGTATGA
- a CDS encoding ABC transporter ATP-binding protein, translating into MLAYEDVGIRFGGNQAVQGVTGSITPGIITAIIGPNGAGKSTFFNLLSGFYKPTSGRITFEGQDITRLPTHEVVALGIARTFQTTTIYKELSALENAVLGHRVRTKSGLWDALLGTGRERREGKASLDAAYTALKRVGLEQQAHVLAGNLTQEAQKRVSIALALATNPKILLLDEPAAGINPEETVNLTRTIRELAAGGLTVVLIEHKMSMIMTLADHIMVLHHGQKIAEGSPAQVSRDPAVIEAYLGGHAAPHVREELKADLEQEAARLGGQHA; encoded by the coding sequence ATGCTGGCGTATGAAGACGTGGGGATCCGCTTCGGCGGCAATCAGGCGGTGCAGGGCGTCACCGGCAGCATCACGCCGGGCATCATCACCGCGATCATCGGGCCGAACGGAGCGGGCAAAAGCACCTTCTTCAATCTGCTCAGCGGCTTTTACAAGCCCACCAGCGGGCGCATCACCTTCGAGGGGCAGGACATTACCCGCCTGCCCACGCACGAAGTGGTGGCGCTGGGCATCGCCCGTACCTTCCAGACCACCACCATCTACAAGGAACTGAGCGCCCTGGAAAATGCCGTGCTGGGCCACCGAGTCCGCACGAAAAGCGGGCTGTGGGACGCACTGCTGGGCACAGGCCGGGAGCGCCGCGAGGGAAAAGCCAGCCTGGACGCCGCGTACACCGCCCTGAAACGGGTCGGACTGGAACAGCAGGCGCATGTGCTGGCGGGCAATCTGACGCAGGAAGCCCAGAAGCGCGTGAGCATCGCGCTGGCCCTCGCCACCAACCCCAAGATTCTGCTGCTCGATGAACCGGCGGCGGGCATCAATCCGGAAGAGACGGTGAATCTGACGCGTACCATCCGCGAACTCGCGGCGGGCGGGCTGACCGTGGTGCTGATCGAGCACAAGATGAGCATGATCATGACGCTGGCCGATCACATCATGGTGCTGCACCACGGGCAGAAAATCGCGGAGGGCAGCCCCGCGCAGGTCAGCCGCGACCCTGCCGTGATCGAGGCGTATCTGGGCGGACATGCCGCGCCGCATGTGCGCGAGGAACTGAAGGCCGACCTGGAACAGGAAGCTGCCAGACTGGGGGGCCAGCATGCTTGA
- a CDS encoding ABC transporter ATP-binding protein, producing MLEVRNLSVRYGAFTALHSINLNVQDGEIVVLLGANGAGKSSLFRTLSGLQRPSGGDAVYNGQPITLGRPERCVTLGVAQCPEGRMLFPQLSVEKNLRLGAYTHRRDSAGNQSELERMYALFPILAEKRNDPAGSLSGGQQQMVAIGRALMARPKLLLLDEPSLGLAPLVVDQVFEAVQRVNAAGVSVLLAEQNAFAALGIAHRAYVLEGGNVTIEGSRDELLHDDRVRSAYLGV from the coding sequence ATGCTTGAAGTTCGGAATCTGAGCGTGCGGTACGGGGCGTTCACGGCGCTGCACAGCATCAATTTGAATGTGCAGGACGGCGAAATCGTGGTGCTGCTGGGGGCCAACGGCGCAGGCAAGAGCAGTCTGTTCCGCACGCTGTCGGGACTACAGCGCCCCAGCGGCGGCGACGCGGTGTACAACGGTCAGCCGATCACGCTGGGCCGCCCGGAACGCTGCGTGACGCTGGGGGTGGCGCAGTGTCCGGAAGGTCGCATGCTGTTTCCTCAGCTCAGCGTCGAGAAGAATCTGCGGCTGGGTGCCTACACACATCGCCGCGATTCGGCAGGCAATCAGAGCGAACTGGAACGGATGTACGCCCTCTTCCCCATCCTGGCCGAGAAACGCAACGACCCCGCCGGGAGTCTGTCGGGCGGGCAACAGCAGATGGTGGCGATTGGCCGGGCACTGATGGCGCGGCCCAAACTGCTGCTGCTCGACGAGCCGAGCCTGGGACTGGCTCCGCTGGTGGTCGATCAGGTCTTCGAGGCGGTGCAGCGGGTAAACGCGGCGGGCGTCAGCGTGCTGCTGGCCGAACAGAACGCCTTTGCCGCACTGGGCATCGCGCACCGGGCCTATGTGCTGGAAGGCGGAAACGTCACCATCGAGGGCAGCCGCGACGAACTGCTGCACGACGACCGGGTGAGGAGCGCGTACCTGGGCGTGTAG
- a CDS encoding MerR family transcriptional regulator, protein MGLQTAPDAEIYSIREVAQQLGVSAHTLRYYERQGLLSVPRADSLQRRYGAREVELLRFLLALRGTGMPIALIRRYMQLAYAGEITVTERRALLTEHQRAVTAQISALQADLDAIGRKIALYDRMSGQATHESTKGVN, encoded by the coding sequence ATGGGTCTTCAGACAGCACCGGACGCAGAGATCTACAGCATCCGTGAGGTGGCGCAGCAGCTGGGCGTCAGTGCCCATACCCTGCGCTACTACGAGCGGCAAGGGCTGCTGAGTGTGCCGCGCGCCGACTCGTTGCAGCGGCGCTACGGCGCACGCGAGGTCGAACTGCTGCGCTTTTTGCTGGCCCTGCGCGGCACCGGCATGCCTATTGCCCTGATCCGGCGCTATATGCAGCTGGCGTATGCCGGAGAAATCACCGTCACCGAACGCCGCGCCCTGCTGACCGAACATCAGCGGGCTGTCACGGCGCAGATTTCAGCGCTGCAGGCCGATCTGGACGCCATTGGCCGCAAAATCGCCCTGTACGACCGGATGAGCGGTCAGGCCACGCACGAAAGCACCAAAGGAGTGAACTGA
- a CDS encoding aldo/keto reductase, whose amino-acid sequence MEQIKLGSQGLSVSRLGLGCMGMSEFYGQSDEAENLRVFQAALDGGVTFFDTADMYGPYINEELVGRALKSVRDRVTIATKFSIMRGPNGERLGINGRPEYVKQAAEDSLKRLGLETIDLYYQHRVDPNVPIEDTVGAMAELVQAGKVRYLGLSEATPEQIRRAHAVHPITALQTEYSLWSRDPEDEILPTVRELGIGFVPYSPLGRGFLTGQIKSMDDLAPDDFRRYNPRFQGENFQKNLQLVSAVQDLAAQKGVSTAQLALAWVLAQGPQDFAPIPGTKRVKYLQENLGALNVTFTPQELAQIDEIAPKGVTAGARY is encoded by the coding sequence ATGGAACAGATCAAACTTGGAAGTCAGGGACTCAGCGTCAGCCGCCTGGGACTGGGCTGCATGGGCATGAGCGAGTTTTACGGGCAGAGCGACGAGGCCGAGAATCTGCGGGTCTTTCAGGCCGCGCTGGACGGCGGCGTCACGTTCTTCGACACCGCCGACATGTACGGACCATACATCAACGAGGAACTGGTGGGCCGCGCCCTGAAATCGGTGCGCGACCGGGTGACGATTGCCACCAAATTCTCGATCATGCGCGGGCCGAACGGAGAGCGGCTGGGCATCAACGGACGACCCGAATACGTGAAACAGGCCGCCGAAGACAGCCTGAAGCGCCTCGGGCTGGAGACCATCGACCTGTATTACCAGCACCGGGTCGATCCCAACGTGCCGATTGAAGACACCGTGGGCGCGATGGCGGAACTGGTGCAGGCGGGCAAGGTGCGCTACCTGGGCCTGTCGGAAGCCACGCCCGAGCAGATTCGCCGCGCCCACGCCGTCCATCCGATCACGGCACTCCAGACCGAGTACAGCCTGTGGAGCCGCGACCCCGAGGATGAGATTCTGCCGACCGTGCGCGAACTGGGCATCGGCTTTGTGCCCTACAGCCCGCTGGGACGCGGCTTCCTGACCGGGCAGATCAAAAGCATGGACGATCTGGCACCCGACGATTTCCGCCGCTACAATCCGCGCTTTCAGGGCGAGAATTTTCAGAAGAATCTGCAGCTGGTCAGCGCCGTGCAGGACCTCGCCGCGCAGAAGGGCGTGAGCACGGCGCAACTGGCGCTGGCCTGGGTGCTGGCGCAGGGACCGCAGGATTTCGCTCCGATTCCCGGGACCAAGCGCGTGAAGTACCTGCAGGAAAATCTGGGCGCACTGAACGTGACCTTCACGCCGCAGGAACTGGCGCAGATCGACGAGATCGCACCGAAGGGCGTGACGGCGGGCGCGAGGTACTGA
- a CDS encoding histidinol-phosphate transaminase — MTSLNSPADAAGVLGGVRAEVRATPDYPFTPVHAPVKLDQNESALDFPRHLRELAVRRMLERDWNRYPDLHAETLKEKIGAYEDWDAAGVVVTPGSNVIIKLLTELGGIGQRILTVQPNFSVYELEGQMLGATLTRVPLRADFGLDVAAMKRELATGGPGVLFLPQPHAPTGFLDEESDVRAVVEAAGDDWIVVIDEAYHQYSGSDYRSLVLERGNRLSLRTFSKAWGLAGLRLGYALTHPALAANLQKLVSAFNVNVLTQVVAEVALEHPQYVRERADEVIWERGRVQNALSGLKVLHALPSRTNFFLVRTPDPSAAYAFLLERGLLVRRQDKQPMLTGCLRVSIGTREQNDALVAALLELDRELEVRE, encoded by the coding sequence ATGACGAGCCTCAACTCTCCCGCCGACGCCGCTGGCGTGCTGGGCGGCGTTCGTGCCGAAGTGCGTGCCACCCCGGATTATCCGTTCACGCCGGTTCATGCTCCCGTCAAGCTCGACCAGAACGAAAGTGCGCTCGATTTTCCCCGTCATCTGCGAGAGCTGGCCGTGCGGCGCATGCTGGAACGCGACTGGAACCGTTACCCCGACCTGCACGCCGAGACGCTGAAAGAGAAGATCGGTGCCTACGAAGACTGGGACGCGGCGGGCGTGGTGGTCACACCGGGCAGCAACGTCATCATCAAGCTGCTGACCGAACTGGGCGGCATCGGGCAGCGCATTCTGACGGTGCAGCCGAATTTCTCGGTCTACGAGCTGGAAGGGCAGATGCTCGGCGCAACGCTGACGCGGGTGCCGCTGCGGGCCGATTTCGGGCTGGACGTGGCAGCCATGAAACGCGAACTGGCAACAGGGGGTCCGGGCGTGCTGTTTTTGCCACAGCCGCACGCCCCCACGGGCTTTCTGGATGAAGAAAGCGACGTGCGGGCGGTGGTCGAGGCGGCAGGCGACGACTGGATCGTGGTGATTGACGAGGCGTACCACCAGTATTCGGGCAGCGACTACCGTTCGCTGGTGCTGGAGCGTGGCAACCGCCTGAGCCTGAGGACCTTCAGCAAGGCGTGGGGTCTGGCGGGACTGCGCCTCGGCTACGCCCTGACGCACCCCGCGCTGGCGGCCAATCTGCAGAAGCTGGTCAGTGCCTTCAACGTGAACGTGCTGACTCAGGTGGTGGCCGAAGTCGCGCTGGAGCACCCGCAGTATGTGCGTGAGCGGGCCGACGAGGTGATCTGGGAGCGGGGGCGCGTGCAGAACGCGCTGAGCGGCCTGAAGGTCCTGCACGCCCTGCCCAGCCGCACCAACTTCTTTCTCGTCCGCACGCCCGATCCCAGCGCTGCCTATGCCTTCCTGCTGGAGCGCGGGCTGCTGGTACGCCGTCAGGACAAACAGCCGATGCTGACGGGCTGTCTGCGCGTCAGCATCGGCACCAGAGAGCAGAACGACGCGCTGGTGGCGGCGCTGCTGGAACTGGATCGGGAACTGGAAGTCAGGGAGTAG
- a CDS encoding TetR/AcrR family transcriptional regulator produces MSSPKLSSDADSPLSRREQITLVASRLFSERGYHATSMRDLAAELGMQGGSLYAHISGKEELLIEIVNRAARQFDAALFSLKTADIAPELKLREAMSRHVSVVAENMDSATVFFHEWKHLSAGPLANVIAWRDGIEQFYRDLIAEGVQAGVYRPELNIKMTANLVLSSVNWTYTWYRPGGPLSPQDVATSFEQMLVLGLGSAAAGRKD; encoded by the coding sequence ATGTCGTCACCCAAACTATCTTCCGATGCCGATTCACCACTTTCTCGCCGCGAACAGATCACGCTGGTCGCCAGCCGCCTGTTTTCGGAGCGCGGATATCATGCCACCAGCATGCGCGATCTGGCCGCCGAGCTGGGCATGCAGGGCGGCAGCCTGTACGCCCACATCTCGGGCAAGGAAGAGCTGCTGATCGAGATCGTGAACCGGGCCGCCCGCCAGTTCGACGCCGCGCTCTTCAGCCTGAAGACTGCCGATATTGCGCCCGAGCTCAAACTGCGCGAGGCGATGTCGCGCCATGTGTCGGTGGTGGCCGAGAATATGGACAGCGCCACCGTCTTCTTTCACGAATGGAAACATCTGAGTGCCGGACCCCTCGCTAACGTGATCGCGTGGCGCGACGGCATCGAACAGTTTTACCGCGACCTGATTGCCGAGGGTGTGCAGGCAGGCGTGTACCGCCCGGAACTGAATATCAAGATGACCGCCAACCTGGTCCTGAGCAGCGTGAACTGGACCTACACCTGGTATCGCCCCGGCGGCCCACTCAGCCCGCAGGACGTGGCGACCAGTTTCGAGCAGATGCTGGTGCTGGGCCTGGGGTCTGCCGCAGCAGGCAGGAAGGACTGA